Proteins encoded within one genomic window of Pedobacter africanus:
- a CDS encoding nucleotide sugar dehydrogenase, with protein MIEYKIGIIGLGYVGLPLAVEFGKKYETLGFDIDNKRIDELNNYEDRTLEVSADKLKEAKKLKYSSFATDLEKCNFFIITVPTPVDKYNKPDLTPLKRASQTIGNVLKKGDVVVYESTVYPGATEEECVPVLEETSGLKFNRDFYCGYSPERINPGDKEHTVSKILKVTSGSTPEIADVINDLYGSIITAGTFKASSIKVAEAAKVIENSQRDINIAFVNELSKIFNLLDIDTKEVLEAAGTKWNFLKFSPGLVGGHCIGVDPYYLAQKAQEVGYHPEIILAGRRLNDSIGAYVADETVKLLVKKQINVSKANVLIMGITFKENCPDVRNTKVIDIIYELQKYHVDITIFDPWASKESVKHEYNLNIINQLDESSHEKYDGIILAVAHKEFLDLNVEDLKKSNAVIFDVKGVLPKVLVDKRL; from the coding sequence ATGATTGAATATAAAATTGGAATTATTGGCTTAGGATATGTTGGACTTCCTTTGGCCGTGGAATTTGGTAAAAAGTATGAAACTTTAGGTTTTGATATCGATAACAAGAGAATCGATGAGCTAAATAACTATGAAGATAGAACATTAGAAGTAAGTGCTGATAAATTAAAAGAGGCTAAAAAACTTAAATATAGTTCTTTTGCCACTGATTTGGAAAAATGTAATTTTTTTATAATTACTGTACCAACTCCGGTTGATAAATATAATAAACCTGACCTCACTCCATTAAAAAGAGCCAGCCAAACGATTGGGAATGTACTAAAAAAAGGAGACGTGGTTGTATATGAATCTACCGTTTATCCAGGAGCAACAGAGGAGGAATGTGTTCCTGTTTTAGAAGAAACATCTGGTTTAAAATTTAATAGAGATTTTTACTGTGGTTATTCTCCAGAACGCATAAATCCGGGTGATAAAGAACATACTGTATCTAAAATATTAAAGGTTACTTCCGGCTCTACTCCGGAGATAGCGGATGTTATTAATGATTTATACGGGTCTATTATAACTGCAGGAACTTTTAAAGCTTCTAGTATAAAAGTTGCTGAAGCAGCCAAAGTAATTGAAAATTCTCAAAGAGATATTAATATCGCATTTGTGAATGAACTATCTAAAATATTCAATTTGTTAGACATTGATACAAAGGAAGTATTAGAGGCGGCAGGCACTAAATGGAACTTTTTGAAGTTTAGTCCCGGATTAGTTGGGGGACATTGCATTGGGGTTGATCCTTATTATTTGGCACAAAAGGCACAAGAGGTTGGATATCATCCAGAAATTATATTAGCCGGGAGAAGATTGAATGATAGTATTGGCGCTTATGTGGCAGATGAAACTGTAAAATTACTTGTAAAAAAGCAAATTAATGTTTCTAAAGCCAACGTTTTAATAATGGGTATTACTTTTAAAGAGAATTGTCCCGACGTTAGAAATACGAAAGTTATTGATATTATCTATGAACTTCAGAAGTACCATGTGGATATAACTATTTTTGATCCATGGGCGAGTAAAGAAAGTGTAAAACATGAGTATAATTTGAATATCATTAATCAGCTTGATGAATCGTCACATGAAAAATATGATGGGATTATATTGGCTGTAGCTCACAAGGAGTTTTTGGATTTGAATGTTGAAGATTTAAAGAAAAGTAATGCTGTCATTTTTGACGTAAAGGGCGTTTTACCAAAGGTATTAGTAGATAAAAGATTATAG